A stretch of DNA from Thermofilaceae archaeon:
GCTCCTCCTCCTGCTGCAGGAGGTGCTCGGGGGGAGGGGGCAGGGGGTTGTGGCGACCTCGGCCATATACGCTCTGGCGTTTGCGGGGGCTTCCTTCCACCCGCCGTACACCGACGTTCTCGCTGCGCTAGCCCTGTCGCTGGTCTTCTGCCTCCTCTACCTCTGGAGGGGCCTCTTCGCCGCTGTCGCCGCCGAGTACACCTACAACGCCCTGGCCTACGCGCTGTCAATCTCCGGTCTCCTGCCGGTTGACGCGCTGCTCCTCGCGGTAACCCCACTCTCCGCCGCCCCCCTAGCCTCCCTACTGGCCGAGCTGGCCCGAAGGTTCGCGAGTTAAGCTTAAATCGCCGCTTCAACGGCACGGTGTGGCGCGTTTCACGAGCCTCGCCTACGGGAAGCCCGGCGAGCTTCTCTTCGGGCGTGCGCTCCACCCGCTACGCTACGGCCTCGGCCTGGAGGTCGGCTCGGGGCGCGTAGTCCCGGAGGTTAAGTACTGGCCGAGCAGGAGCGCGGACGAGTCGGGCAGGCTGGTCGAGGAGTTCTCCAGCATCACCAGGGGCGTGCTGGAGAGGGCGGTCGACCTTGGCGTCCAGGCGCTCCAGCTGGAGACCGAGCTGAGCCACGTGGCGACGCTGAACCCGAGGCTCGCCGAAGAGATCGTAGCGGCGCAGAAGGACGTCATGGAGCGCTACCACTCCGAGTACGGTGTTGCGCTAGCACTACGCGTCACAGTGGCGGATGTGCGGTGGTCTAGGGAGCTGAAGGGGGAGGAGGCCTTCTCCAGGATGATGGAGTCGTTCGAGGCTGCTGCCGGGGCCGGCGCCGACGTCCTATCGATCGAGTCCATCGGCGGCAAGGAGGTCTTCGACTACTCGATCGTGAGGGGGGACTTAAGGGGTATAGCGCTCGGCCTGGCTGTGCTGGCCCCAGCCGACGTCGAGAGGCTTTGGAGGGAGGTCTCCTCGATCGCGTCGCGAAGCGGGGCTCTAGCCGGCGGGGACTCGGCTTGCGGCTTCGCGAACACGGCGATGAAGCTGGCGGGGGGCTTCAAGAGCAGGATGCTGCCCCACGTCCTGGCTGCGGTCGTGAGGGCGATGAGCGCGCCCCGCACGCTGAAGGCCTTCGAGGCCGGCGCGAGGGGGCCGGGGAAGGATTGCGCCTACGAGAACGTTTTCATCAAGGTGATCACCGGCTACCCCATCTCGATGGAGGGTAAGACGAGCGCTGTAGCCCACTCCAGCCTGGTTGGAAACGTGGCGGCCGCGGCCTGCGACCTCTGGTCGAACGAGCAGGTCGAGAACGTGAAGCTGTTCGGCGGCACGGGCCCGCAGGTGTTCCTCGAGATCCTCCACTACGACTGCCAGCTCATGAACACCGCTCTCAAGGCTGGAAAGGGTGAGGAGCTCAGGGATCTACTGGTCGCGTCAAACCTGTACACGGACCCGCAGTCCCTCGTCCTTTCGCCGCAAGCCGCTTGGGAGATCGCGTCCGCCATCGTGGCTGAGAGCGACGACTACCGGCGCGCGGTCGCCGCGGCGAGGAAGGCCCTCGAGATCGTCAAGCGGGAGTACGAGGCCGGTCGCTTGGCCCTAGACACCAGGGAGGCAGCCTACCTGCGCAAGCTCGAGCGGGAGTTGGGAGCCCTACCCGATAGCGCCGACGGGCTCCTCGAGTCTGCCCGCTTCTACGAGGAAAGGGCGAACTTCAAGGTTTCAGACTACCTTAAGGATTAATATCGCGGTTCCCCACCCCCTTCCACCATGAGCTACGTAAGCTTCGAGGAGTTTCAGAAGCTAGACCTGAGGGTGGGAAAAGTAGTCTCCGCCGAGCGCGTCCAGAGGGCCAGGAAGCTCTTGCTGCTGAAGGTCGACATCGGCGGAGAATTGAGGACTCTCGTGGCGGGGCTGGCCGAGTACTACGCGCCGGAGCAACTGGTGGGGAAGGAGATCGTGGTGGTCGCCAACCTCGAGCCGAAGGTCATCATGGGCTTGAAGTCTGAAGGCATGCTGCTGGCCGCGGTCGTCAACGGCAAGCCCGTCCTGATAGTCCCCGAGAGCGAGGTTCCACCGGGGACGAAGATCTCCTAGAACCCGCCGCCACCCTGACTACCACACGTGGGTTTCCATGGTATTTCCCCGAACTAATCCGTAAGATTCTCTTCCATATGCCAGCCGCAATCACGCTGTAAGCGTAACACATATAACCACCTGCCGCTTAACCTCCCTATGCCCTGCAAGAGGAAGAGCGAAGGTAAGAAGGAAGAGAAGAAAGAAAGCAAGAAAGAAGCCAAACAGTGAAATCAGTTTAACCGAAATCCCAACCGTTTTTCCCTTAAAGTTTTTATAGTCCCCTCGATTGACCTACCCGTGGTCAAGCTGCTATACCAGTACGACAGCTACCTTAAGGAGTTCTCGGCAACTGTCGTTAGGGTTGAGGGCTCCAGGGTTTTTCTCGATCAAACGGCGTTCCACCCCGGCCCCAGCGGTGGCCTGGACCATGACAGGGGCTACCTCATTGCTCCAAGCGGGGAAAGGTTGGAAGTCGTTCAAGTGCTCGAGGAGGGCGGGGACGTGGCCCACGTGGTGGCCGGTGAACCGGGCTTGAAGCCGGGCGATACGGTCAGGGGGGTGATCGATTGGGGCAGGAGGTACAGGATGATGCGGTTGCACACAGCCAGCCACGTGCTGCTCGCCGTCCTGTACAGGAGGTACGGGGCGCTAGTGACGGGTGGGCACATCACGCCCGAAGGGGCGAGGGACGATTTCGACCTCTCGGGCGTCGATGACTGGAAGAGGGCTGTAGCAGAGGCCGTGGAGGAGGCGAACCGGATCCTGGCAGACTGCCTTGAGGTGAAGGTGTACTGGCTCCCCCGCGATGAAGCTCTGAGGATTCCCGGGATCGTTAAGCTCGCCGAGCGGCTGCCTCCAGAAGCTGCGGAGATCAGGGTCGTCGAGATCCCGGGAGTCGACATTCAAGCGGATGGCGGCCCGCACGTAAGGAACACGTGCGAGGTGGGGCGCATCGTGCTGCAGAGGCTGGAGAGCAAGGGTGCGCGCAGGAAGCGCGCCTACTACACCGTGGAGCCCTAATCAGCTCTTCTCGAAGCTCAGCGCGTCGATGCTCCGCAGCGCGCACCCGTGATCCTCGAGGAGCTTGTGCACCTCCTCGATGTCTATCGATCCGCCCTCCACCGTTAGCTTGAGGGTTTCCGTCCTCACGTCGACTTCCACCACCGCTACATCAACCCTGCTCACCCCGTCGAGCTCGCAGATCAGCTTCGCCAGCTGGATCGTGTCCAGCTCCCGCGGCTTGAGAACGTCGAGAACCAGCCGCTTCAGCTTCGCCGGCACTTTCAACCACCCAGAGACCCCAGCAGCACTGTTACGCCGGCTACTGCGAAGCCCGCGCCGACCATTGCGGCTGAGTACTTGATCGCGCTGGTGCCCGAGATCTTCGCCAGGTAAGCGCCCAGCACGGAGAGCGCCGCGAGGCCGACTAGGGCTGAGAGGGCTACGGCCGCTTGGAGTCCGATGGCGTCGGCTGCCAGCACGGGCGCGATCACCACTAGCATGCCTAGCGCGGGTGCGATAGCGTTGACCAGCGCGCTGAGCAGCGCGGCCAGCTCGAAGGTGTAGCCGAAGATCGTGCCGCTCAGCTTCCTCAGTAGGGCTTTCTCCATCTCGATGAGCTCCCTGCGCCTCTCAGCGACCTCCGTTAGGTAGGAGCTGACGAAGCCGGATAGCCCGAGACCGAAGCTCACGGCTAGGGCTGACACGAGGAGCGTGCTGGCGCGCTGGCCGCCGGCGAAGTAGTAGCCGAGCGCGAGCCCGAGTGCCGTGAGCACGCCATCGAATAGGTTTGTGACGAAGTAGCGCCTGGCTATCCCAGCGAAATTCGTTGCAGCCAGGTGGCGGAGAGCGAGCTTCAACCGCCTCATACTCGATGAGTCGTCCTTCATATCGCAGCTTATGGTTGGAGTTCTAACGGACAGCTTTAAACATTGCTATACCCAAGCCGGCACCCCCTCCGTTGCCGCAGCTAAGCGGCGCTAGAGCATCCTCCTAGCGATCTTGTCCAAGGCTTTGAGGCCTGAACCGGTCAGGGGGATGAGCACTCTCTCCCCCGAATCGATCAAACCCTCTTCTCTCGCTTTGCGGAGCGCGGCTATAGCCGTGGCTGACGTGGGCTCGACGAAGAAGCCCATCCTGAGGGCGTACCGCAGCGCTTCTCGAGTCTCCTCTTCGCTGACAACTACCACCTCACCCTTCGATTCCTTGACGACCTTGACCAGCTGCTTGAGCCTCGGCGGGTTTGGGATGGCGATACCGTCAGCGAAGGGCTCGGGGGGCGGCGCGGCGCCGTAGGGCCCGTGGAGCGCGTCGTAGAGCGGCGTGTAACCTTCTGCCTGAACGGCAATCGCCCGAGGAACCCCTTGCGCGAGGCCGATCTGGGCCGCCTCCCCGAAGCCCCAGTATATGCCCAGCAGTAGCCCTCCGCTGCCCACCGGCGCGACGACTGCGTCCGGAGTCCCTGCCTGCTCACAGCACTCGAAGGCGATCGTCTTCAAACCTTCGATGAAGAAGGGGTTCCACATATGGCTCGCGTAGACCGCGCCGCGCTCCACCTCCTCCAAAGCCCTCCTAGCCACCTCGCTCCTCGGCCCCTCAACCTCGACCAGCTCGGCCCCGTACAGCTTTATCTGGAGCTTCTTGGCTGGAGGCGCGCTGGACGGCACGTAGACCCTGCACCCGATCCCGGCTGCAGCACAGTACGCTGCAACAGCTACACCGGCGTTGCCCGACGAGTCGATCAGGACTCGATCCGCGCCGAGCGCCTTCAAATTGGAGACCATCACCGTCGCCCCCCGATCCTTGAACGAACCGGTGGGGTGCAGGTACTCGAGCTTCAGCAGAGCCCGGACGCCCCAAACCTCCCTCTCCACCGTGGGCGTCCAACCCTCACCCAGCGTAACGATGTCCCCACCGACATGCGGGATGAGGGAGCGGTAGCGCCACACACCCCACCCCTTCAGCTCCACCTCCCCCTCGAGCCTCTTCTCAATGTCGAGGGGTGAGCCGCACTCGCACCTCCACAACCGGGCTGAG
This window harbors:
- a CDS encoding methyltransferase MtaB domain-containing protein → MARFTSLAYGKPGELLFGRALHPLRYGLGLEVGSGRVVPEVKYWPSRSADESGRLVEEFSSITRGVLERAVDLGVQALQLETELSHVATLNPRLAEEIVAAQKDVMERYHSEYGVALALRVTVADVRWSRELKGEEAFSRMMESFEAAAGAGADVLSIESIGGKEVFDYSIVRGDLRGIALGLAVLAPADVERLWREVSSIASRSGALAGGDSACGFANTAMKLAGGFKSRMLPHVLAAVVRAMSAPRTLKAFEAGARGPGKDCAYENVFIKVITGYPISMEGKTSAVAHSSLVGNVAAAACDLWSNEQVENVKLFGGTGPQVFLEILHYDCQLMNTALKAGKGEELRDLLVASNLYTDPQSLVLSPQAAWEIASAIVAESDDYRRAVAAARKALEIVKREYEAGRLALDTREAAYLRKLERELGALPDSADGLLESARFYEERANFKVSDYLKD
- the metG gene encoding methionine--tRNA ligase subunit beta → MSYVSFEEFQKLDLRVGKVVSAERVQRARKLLLLKVDIGGELRTLVAGLAEYYAPEQLVGKEIVVVANLEPKVIMGLKSEGMLLAAVVNGKPVLIVPESEVPPGTKIS
- the alaXM gene encoding alanyl-tRNA editing protein AlaXM, with amino-acid sequence MVKLLYQYDSYLKEFSATVVRVEGSRVFLDQTAFHPGPSGGLDHDRGYLIAPSGERLEVVQVLEEGGDVAHVVAGEPGLKPGDTVRGVIDWGRRYRMMRLHTASHVLLAVLYRRYGALVTGGHITPEGARDDFDLSGVDDWKRAVAEAVEEANRILADCLEVKVYWLPRDEALRIPGIVKLAERLPPEAAEIRVVEIPGVDIQADGGPHVRNTCEVGRIVLQRLESKGARRKRAYYTVEP
- a CDS encoding DUF211 domain-containing protein, whose translation is MPAKLKRLVLDVLKPRELDTIQLAKLICELDGVSRVDVAVVEVDVRTETLKLTVEGGSIDIEEVHKLLEDHGCALRSIDALSFEKS
- a CDS encoding threonine synthase, with the protein product MEFSIVCSSCGRRYKASARLWRCECGSPLDIEKRLEGEVELKGWGVWRYRSLIPHVGGDIVTLGEGWTPTVEREVWGVRALLKLEYLHPTGSFKDRGATVMVSNLKALGADRVLIDSSGNAGVAVAAYCAAAGIGCRVYVPSSAPPAKKLQIKLYGAELVEVEGPRSEVARRALEEVERGAVYASHMWNPFFIEGLKTIAFECCEQAGTPDAVVAPVGSGGLLLGIYWGFGEAAQIGLAQGVPRAIAVQAEGYTPLYDALHGPYGAAPPPEPFADGIAIPNPPRLKQLVKVVKESKGEVVVVSEEETREALRYALRMGFFVEPTSATAIAALRKAREEGLIDSGERVLIPLTGSGLKALDKIARRML